GATCTGTATGATGTTGAAACTATTCACCAGGAAGCTCGGTTCATTTATGAACGACTATTGAGTCGGGTTGATAATGGAACACCTAGCGACTCAGGCCGAATCTTGCTCCTACTAGGTGAATCAGGCGCAGGTAAAACCCACCTGATGAGGTTTTTCCGCAACCAGTCCCACGAGCATCAAAAGGGTTACTTCAGCTATATGCAGATGACTTCTGCGGTGTCAAACTATGCCCAATACGTATTGAGAAACACGATTGACTCCTTTGACAAACCCTATTACTCGCCTCACAGGTCAACAACTGGATTAATTCAATTTTCGAATGCGTTAGCAGAGGATACAGAAGCGATCACGCCCAACGAATTGGAGCGGCTGAGAGACGGTGACCTTTCGCAGGAAGAACTTGTCGAGCTAATTTACCCCATCGCCGATCGCGTAGTCGCCATTGATCGCTTCCAAGGTATCGATATCGACTTGATCAGGGCGCTGCTATACCTTCAGCCGGGACAGCCCGCCATTAATTCCAAAGTGTTCAAACTGCTGCGCTGTGAACCGTTAGCACCTTACGACAGCAGGGCATTAGGGGGGATGGTGTCGCGAGATCGCGAGGACGATCCGCTGCGGATGCTCCAGTCTTTGGCTGGACTGATTCAGGCGGTGACCAAAGGAGCCTTTGTCATCTGCCTCGACCAGCTCGAAGACATTCATAGTATGGCTGAGGCCGGACAGCGGTTTCGTCGAGCCGTTCAGACGATTGTGACCCTGGCTGAGATTCCCAATGTGGTGGTCGTGCTGTCATGCTTGGAAAGTTTCTATGTGCTTTTGAATCAGCACTTGCCCAAATCGCACCTTGACCGCCTCGAACTTGATCCAGCTCCAGTGAAACTCCGGTCGAACAGATCAGCTTATGAAGTCGAGCAGATTATTTCTCGACGACTGCAATGTCTTTATGAGCTAGCTGAAACACCCGTTGACGATACGGATCCTCTCTATCCCTTTCAAAAAAGCGCTACCACTACTTTATCTGGCAAAACAACGCGAGACGTTTTAGATTGGTGCCGCAGCCAACGCGAAGAAAGCATTGCTACGGGAACCCTCCCCAAACAACCTTCTGATGCTGGGGCCACAACCGACTTAGACCATGGCTCAAACTCTTCAAACTTTGAACTAAGTCAGCTTTGGAGCGACCATTTAACCAAGCCTGTGGAGATTCCTGAGCGAGATCAGAGCCTCCTTACCCTCATCAGCGACAGTATCAAACGCTGTAGCCAGGAGTTAGGCAATGGTTGCCTATTTACAACACAGGCTATCGGAAGTAACTATCTAGCCGCAGACATTTCTGTAGAACCAGATACACCAAAGGAATCCTTGCTGCTAGGCATGTGCCAGAAATCCTCCAGAGGAGGTGCCCTGTCCAGACAAATTCGAGAGCTTGAGCAAAAAGCCAATAAACAAACCCCAGTTGCTCTTCGCACTACAGAATTCCCGAGTAATGCAAGGACACAGATCGCTCAGCAAATTGGTCAATTTCTCATCAAGGGTGGACGTCGTGCCCAGGTTGCTGATTCTGACTGGCGAACGATGAAGGCAATTCAGAGCTTTGAGCAGCAGTACGGAGATCGCTCCGATTACTTAGCATGGCTACAGGCTACCCAACCCCTGTCCCAACTGCCCTCAATGCAGTCAGTTTTAGACTTGAAA
This is a stretch of genomic DNA from Acaryochloris sp. CCMEE 5410. It encodes these proteins:
- a CDS encoding ATP-binding protein, whose amino-acid sequence is MNTDPRFTAFCSHQGLDVFHPVTHQHQIWQPDLYDVETIHQEARFIYERLLSRVDNGTPSDSGRILLLLGESGAGKTHLMRFFRNQSHEHQKGYFSYMQMTSAVSNYAQYVLRNTIDSFDKPYYSPHRSTTGLIQFSNALAEDTEAITPNELERLRDGDLSQEELVELIYPIADRVVAIDRFQGIDIDLIRALLYLQPGQPAINSKVFKLLRCEPLAPYDSRALGGMVSRDREDDPLRMLQSLAGLIQAVTKGAFVICLDQLEDIHSMAEAGQRFRRAVQTIVTLAEIPNVVVVLSCLESFYVLLNQHLPKSHLDRLELDPAPVKLRSNRSAYEVEQIISRRLQCLYELAETPVDDTDPLYPFQKSATTTLSGKTTRDVLDWCRSQREESIATGTLPKQPSDAGATTDLDHGSNSSNFELSQLWSDHLTKPVEIPERDQSLLTLISDSIKRCSQELGNGCLFTTQAIGSNYLAADISVEPDTPKESLLLGMCQKSSRGGALSRQIRELEQKANKQTPVALRTTEFPSNARTQIAQQIGQFLIKGGRRAQVADSDWRTMKAIQSFEQQYGDRSDYLAWLQATQPLSQLPSMQSVLDLKNLLADIQPTISGQPQPPKTPVQEEPAPQQPAKANEKATIIPEPEPTLPAPESDIPLGQTRTAVPTPVELPRESLVRHAAFLGGSGSGIEYTDYLIFSDCISIKKIDLDERFIREELELFLSDFSKYRESYYRLIEDDDIYEQSDLSNKPNLPAYKQNTFVLKSLTEQQISEIVKNELSKLREGWEDILILSDSGNSFDYIQFTEIICEVSDKNITTSEITSLSNSQSNKLQSLGFVAPNSSNGELNYSLNWSKMQMEYIVNLIMQVFQIFSSLDNIVLIVEN